Within Rhodospirillaceae bacterium, the genomic segment GCGTTCCGCCGGTCGCTTTTTCAACTGAGGCCACAATGCTTTGCGCGACGTTGTCTATGTCCGCATCTGTCAGGGTTTTATCAACTGGCTGGAGCGTGACGTTCACCGCCAGTGATTTCTTTCCTTCGCCCAAGCTGCCGCCAGTAAAGACATCAAAAACATTCACCGCCACAATAATTGACTTGTCAGCAGACATTGCCGCACGAACGACTTTCCCTGCTTCTGTATCGACATCTACCACAAAGGCAAAGTCTCGCTCTACCGGATGAAACTGCGACAAGGTCAAATGAGGTTTGGCGGCGTTCTTCTTGGCTTTCGGCTGAGGAATTGCGTCCAAAAAGACCTCAAACCCAACCATGGCATTTTTGACGCCTAATTTACGCAATACACCTGGATGAATTTCACCGAACCGTGCGAGCACATTTTTAGGTCCCAAGCGCAACACGCCTGATCGGCCAGGATGATAGAAATTCGGTGCATCGGTCGTGACCTGAAGATTAGAAACGGGCGCGCCAGCGGCTGCCAATGCGGCCAAGACATGCGCCTTCGCATCAAAGGCGTCTACGGCGCGGGGCACTTCTGCCCAATTGCGGGGGCCTGTTTTGCCAGAAAGGATACCTGTCGCCATCATCGCCTGATCGCCGGGTCCATCGCCGGAAAATTGCGGGCCGACTTCATATAAGCACGCATCGGGAATTCCCCGATCTGCATTACGGGATGCCGCCTGAATAAGGTTCGGCAGAATGGAGGGTCGCATGACATCAAGATCGCTGCTGATCGGATTGACCAGCCGGACCTCTTCAACGATGTCACCAAACAACTTGGCCAAATTCCCGTCCATAAACGAAACGGTCACGGCTTCGACCAATCCGCGCTCCGCCAACACTCGGCGCGCGGCAATCCTACGCTGCTGCAGCGCGCTTAATGCAGGACGTGGCAAAACGGTTTCGCGCTCCATGGCGACGGCCGGAATTTCATCCAAGCCATTAATTCGGATAATTTCTTCGACCAAGCAAGCTTCGCCAACAATGTCACTGCGCCAGGACGGGGCTTGGGTTTTTAAGGTCTCGCCATCGCCTGAAATCGAAAAGCCCAAGACATCTAAAATTCGTTTTTGTTCGTTGGCGGCAATGTCTACACCAGCCAAGCTTTTGGTCCGGGACAGTCGGAAATCAATGTCTCGCTGCCAAGCTGGTTCTGCGCCTGCGATGACAACTTGGGATGCCTCGCCACCACAAATATCTAATATCAACTGGGTTGCGATTTCCGTTGCATCATCCAAGAACGCCGGATCAACGCCGCGTTCAAATCTGAACCGGGCATCGGACTGAAGGTTCAGCTTTCTCCCTGTTGTCGCTGATCGGATAGGATCGAAGAAGGCGGTCTCCAAGAATACATTGGTCGTTGTCTCGGTGCAGCCGCTTGCCTCTCCGCCCATAACACCGGCCAAGGCTTCGGGCTTTTTGTCATCAGCAATCACGGTCATGTCGGGCTCAAGCGTGTATTCTTCGCCGTCCAACGCCTGAAGCTTTTCACCGGCACGGGCGAGGCGAACGTGAATGTCACCATCAAGCTTATCCGCATCAAACACATGCAGGGGCCGACAATGTCCGATGCTCATGTAGTTGGTGATATCGACCAGCGCCGATATCGGCCGCAGCCCCACTGCGTTGAGCTTATCTTTTAACCAGCCCGGACTTTCGACATTTTTGACGCCCTTAATCGAACGCCCAATAAAGTAAGGACAGGCATCGGCGGTATCAGCATCGAAATCCAGGTGAACTTTTATAGGGCTTTCAAAACTACCTTTAACAGGCGTCGCATCCAGCGGCTTCAACGCGCCGATCCCGGTCGCGGCCAAGTCCCGGGCAATTCCGCGAACGCCCAGGCAATCGCCTCGGTTCGGCGTGATCTCAATATCAATGACAGGATCGTTCAGGCCCATGATGTCGATGGCCGGCGCGCCGATGGGGGCGTCCTCGGGCAATTCAACGATGCCGTCGTGATCATCCGACAGGTTCATCTCGCGTTCACTGAGCAGCATACCGGTGCTGGCGACGCCGCGAATTTCAGTCTTTTTCAAGGTGATATCGGTGCCGGGGATGTAAGCCCCTTCGGCAGCAAACACGCCCTTCAATCCAGTCCGCGCATTGGGGGCGCCGCAGACGACCTCAACGGTTTCCGTCCCGTTATCAACTTGGCACACCCGCAACCTGTCCGCATTCGGATGTTGCTTGGCCTCAAGCACATGGCCGACGACAAAGGTCTCTAATCCTTTTGAGCGGTCTTCGACCGTATCGACTTCCAAGCCGATGGCGGTCAGGCGCTCAACGACTTTGTCCAACGAGGCATCGGTTTCCAGATGCTCTTTCAGCCACGAAAAAGAAAACTTCATGGGTTAAGTCCTCCCACCATGGACGGGGAGGACAGGCTGGAAAATCCATAATGCCTGAGCCAGCGTAAATCAGATTCAAAGAACGTGCGCAGGTCAGGGATGCCGTATTTCAACATCGTGATCCGTTCCAACCCAATACCAAAGGCAAATCCCTGGTATTCATTAGAGTCGATGCCACAATTTTCCAGCACCTTCGGATTGACCATGCCGCAACCGAGAATTTCCAGCCAGTCATCGCCGTGACCAATGCTGAATTCACCGCCGTCGCGGGTGCAACCAATATCCATTTCCGCCGATGGTTCGGTGAACGGGAAATAACTTGGACGGAAACGCACCGGCAAATCTTCAACACCAAAATAGGCGCGGCAAAATTCCTGCACGCAGCCTTTCAGGTGACCCATGTGGCTGGTCTTATCAATCACCAAGCCTTCGACTTGATGGAACATCGGCGAATGGGTGGCGTCATAATCGCAACGATAGGTCCGGCCCGGCACAATAATGCGAATTGGCGGCTCAGACTTCTGCATGGTGCGAATTTGCACGGGCGATGTATGGGTCCTGAGCACCATCCGGTTACCATCTTTTTCACCCGGCAGATAGAACGTGTCGTGTTCTTGGCGGGCAGGATGTTCCGGCGGGATGTTGAGGGCGGTAAAGTTATACCAATCTTCTTCGATCTCTGGCCCTTCGGCGACGGTAAAACCCATTTCGCCGAATATCGCCACGACTTCGTCAATGGTTTGGCTAATCGGATGGATGCGGCCTTCGCTTTCGGGGCGGGTTGGTAGAGTCACATCGATGCGTTCGTCCATCAATTGCGCATCAAGGGCTGAAGATTCGAGATCAACTTTACGCGACTCAATAGCCTCAGCGATTTCAGATTTAACGACGTTCAGGGCTTGGCCCGCTTCCCGGCGCTGGTCCGGGTCCATGGCGCCGAGGCCCTTCATCATCGCGGTAATGAGACCTTTTTTGCCGAGCGCTTCGACCCGCACCTGTTCAAGCGCAGCCGTATCTGCCGCAGCAGAGACCGCGCTTTTCAGTTCGTCCCGAAGTTTTTCTAGATCGTCCATGCCTCTCCCCTTTTTCCAACGCCAAAAGGCGTAGATTTAGGCAGCAGAGAGTGCAGTCTGAGCCTGTTCGACGAGGGCCTGGAATGCTTCCGGCTCACGCACGGCAATGTCGGCTAGAACTTTCCGGTCCAATTCGATCCCTGCCTTCGAAAGGCCATTCATGAATTTGGAATACGTAAGTCCGTGCAAGCGTGCGCCTGCATTAATGCGCTGGATCCAAAGCCGACGGAATTCGCGCTTTTTGACGCGGCGATCCCGATAGGCGTATTGCTGGGATTTCTCGACCCGCTGGATGGCGGCGCGGAAGGTGTTTCGGCTGCGGCCGGTAAAGCCTTTGGCAGCCTTCATTACTTTACGGTGACGGGCGTGGGTTGTGACGCCCCGTTTGACTCGTGCCATTGTTCTGGTCTCCTAAAACTATTTAGCGTTGGGCATGTAAGATTTGACGATCCGTGCATCAGGTGCGGACAGGATCATCCCGCGACGAGCCTTGCGAATCATCGATTGCGGGCGTTTAGACATGCCATGCTGTTTTCTGGCGACATTGGCGCGGACCTTACCGGTCCCGGTCAATTTGAAGCGCTTTTTGGCGCTGGACTTAGTCTTCAGCTTATAGGGCATTTGATTTTCCTTATGCTTAATTTGAAACGTCTCTAAAGCGGCTGGGCATACCCATTAGCCGGACCACTCGATTAACAACGTTCACGAAGACGCGGTTTATAGCGGGGGTGAGGGGGGAATGCAAGGCGCACGCGCTCAAGGTCTTCGGCTCTGCTTTTATAGTGACGAAGCCCAAGTAATTGAAGCCGTATAATTAATCGCGCGCGCCGACTGCATCAAGACGACTTGGCCGCATTAACAACGATTTCCACCAACACACCGGGCTCCAACTCGGTTTGGCCGACACATGCGCGAGCCGGACGATTTAGATCACCGAGCCAAGCCTTCCAAACTTCGTTCATTGCAGGCTTCAATTTCAACTCGGTTAGATAAATAGTGGCGCTCAGCAGCTGAGATTTATCACTGCCGCACTTAGCCAATCGGTCGTCGATCTTGGCGAGGACTTCTTCGGTTTGGCCGGTAATATCGAGTTCGCGGTCTGTCGCAGTGAGGCCGCAGACATAGACTGTATCGCCATGGACGACAGCTTGGCTCAAGATCTCTCCGGAATCGAGGTGTTCGATGGTCATGGTGGGTCTCCTTTAAGTGTTTTGGTCAAGGGTTAGTATTGCAATCAATGACTGGGTCCGGCAGGGGCGGCGAGGCCTTCGATCTCCACATTGATGCAAGCGGGCAGGCCGCTTGCTAAGGCGCGTTGCAGAGCGTCCGCCAACTGATCAAGGTTTGTTACGTATTCGCCGTGCCCGCCAAGACCTGCGACCGCCAAGTCATAGCGGGTTGGGGACAGTTCGCAGCCGATCAATCGGTTCTCCCCAAAGTCCCGCAATTGGATTTGGTATTCGGCATTCCACCGTGCGTCGTTACCGATGATGGCGACAAACGGCAGGTTGTTGCGAACGGCAGTTTCGAATTCGCTCAAATGAAAGCCCGCAGTGCCATCGCCCATTACCGCGATCACTGTGGCATCCGGGCGGTTGGCCTTGGCCCCAATGGCATAACCGATGCCACCGCCGATAGCCCCAGCAGGGCCGTTGATCAGACGCCTCGGCGCACTCAGCAGCGCCATCGCCCACTGGCCGAATTCACCACCATCCAAGACCAGTACGGGATCATTAGCTTGGTCCAAAACCTTCTGGACTTCGCGACAGACAGCTATCGGCTGAATTCGTCCTTCCGGTGAGACATCTTCCGTCGGCGACACCCGCGCCGCAATCGCGCCCGCGACCTTAGCGCGCCAGTCTTCACGATTTTTGGTATCTGAACCGTGGCTGATAAGCGCTTCAATAGTCGGCCCCGCATCCGCTTTCCAAGCCCCGATCAAACGATCCCCCAAGGCGTTTCGAGCGCGATCCAAGTGATCAGGTTCCGGATCAACGACTAGGAATTTGCATGCGGGGTCGAACACTGGCGTGCGCCCAAAGTTCACCGCGAAGTCGACTTTTTTGCCCAAGCACAGAACCGCGTCCGCAGCGGCGAATATCCCGGGGAGATCGCCCAAGGCTGGGTCTTTTAATCCGCGTGGACTTTCCAAACTCAGAACCGGCGCGCCCAAGGCATTGGCCGCCTGATCAAGCCGCCCCTTCGAACGCGTGGTGTTGAGAAACGGCCCCGTCAAAACCAAGGGTCGATCCGCTGCTGATAAAGTTTCGAGGATCGTCTCCAACGCGCCCGCTTCAAGGGTTTGTGGTTGCGAATCAAGATCGCCCGCGACTGCCGTATCGACGACGTCTTCATTCAACACATCAAACGCCAACGCCACCTGCACGGGACCCGGACGACCCGAACGCGCCGTCTTCAGGGCTGCGGCCATATCACGGCCGAGGGCGACCCCATCGGTCGGACGGTAGGCGGCCTTAACCAAAGGTGCTGCAACCGCCGCTTGATCCAATTCCTGAAACGGGCCGAGACCATCTGCGGCCACAGGTGAATCGCCACTCAGCAGCAGCACAGGACTTTCCGACGCCCGCGCCGTATACAAAGGACCCAACGCATTCGCGAAACCAGGCGCCGCAGTCACCAGCGCAACACCAACTCCCCCCGTCAGCTGCGCCCAAGCATCCGCCATAAACACAGCGGCGGCTTCGTGGCGGACATGGATTAGGCGAATGTCCGCATCGATACAGGCATCGAAAACCGGCATAATCTGGTTGCCCGACAGGGTGAAAATTGTTTTGACCCCGGCGGCGGACAGGGTTTGTGCGACAACGTCTGCACCTCTCATGAATTCTTCTCCGATTAGATTTGTAGGTTGAAATTTCACCCACCGAGGCGGAAATCGCAAGACATCCTTGGAATGTCAGGGTTTAATGAGTTGGTTTAAACAAGGAGCCTGCCATGCAACTGCCGTCCAAAATTATTGATATCTCCATGCTTCTCGACAACGAGACAGTATCCGACCCCGAAATTATGCGCCCGCACATTGAGTATCGCAGTGGTGCCGATAACGCCGAAATGGTGTGTGAGTTTTTTCCAGGCCTAACGCCGGAAGACCTGCCTGATGGCAAAGGATGGTCGTGGGAGAAAATCACGCTGGTGACCCACAACGGCACCCACCTGGATGCGCCCTATCATTTCCACCCGGTGGATAAAGAAGGCGACGCGATGATGACCATCGACGAGGTGCCGCTGGATTGGTGTTTTCGCCCCGGTGTTAAACTTGATTTTCGGAAAATGCCGGATGGTCATGTGGTCACCGCCCAAGAAGTCGAAGACGAACTCGCCCGCATCGGCCATGAGCTACAACCCTTCGACATCGTCTTGGTTAACACCCGCGCCAGCGAATGCTATGGCACGGATGAATATTTGACGGCGGGTGCCGGCATGGGCCGGGAAGCGACACTGTACCTCACCGAACGCGGCGTGCGCCTCACAGGCATCGACGCCTGGGGCTGGGATGCACCGTTTTCGCATACCAGAGAACGCTGGCTCGAAACCAAAGACCCCTCCATTATATGGGAAGGTCACTACGCCGGGATCGATACGCCGTATTGTCATCTTGAAAAGCTGCAGCATCTGGAGAAATTACCGGGCGATGGATTTACGGTGGCGTGCTTCCCCTGCAAGATTAAGGACGCATCGGCGGGCTGGACTCGGGCTGTCGCGTTATTTGATTAGGCTGATTTGGATTAGTCCCTCACCCTTTGTACAAATTTAGGAGGCGCACATATGCGCACGGAACTCGTTACGATTGAAACAAATACCGCGCAACCGCTGGACGGTGCTTGGTACGAACCAGATGGAGGAGCAACAGCGGGAGCTGTGATGCTTTGCCACGGGAATACCATGAACTTTTATGTCGGCGCACCTCGCTTCCTGCCGCCGGCGTTAACTGAACTTGGATTTGCCTGTCTCGCCTTTAACCGGCGCGGTCACGATATCCTGTCCAACCGCAACAGCCGCGCGGTTGAAGGAGCTGCCTTTCAGACCACCGCGGAAGGGATTGAGGATAATGAGTTCGCGGCTGCATGGATGGCTGAGAAAGGCCACAAAGCCCCGGTTGTTATAGGTCACAGCAATGGCGGTTTCCTGGGTGTGCAGCATGTGGCACGCCACCCGGAGACCCCTGCCCTGGTTATGCTTTCGGGACACGCCGGTGGCAAGGCACAGGAAAATCTAGCGGCCAAAACAGGGTTACTTGGCGGTGCCCGGACACCGGAGTTCAAAAAGGAAGCGGAGCAAATGATTGCGGAAGGTCGGGGGGAAGACCTGATATTTCTTCCCGGATGGTGGTATGTTGCAACTGCCAACAGCTATTTTGATCGGATGACGACAATGCCGGACACCGTGGAAACGGCACCGCAAATTACCTGTCCGACCCTTTTCATACGGGGTGATAAAGAAATCGCAGCGGCCTATCCGGCAGAGGACTTTGCGGCCAAGTCCGGCGGTCCTGTCGATATCGAAATTGTCGAAAATTGCGACCACTACTACAACGGCCGGGAAGACGAAATTATCAAGTTGGTGGCCGGTTGGCTGAAGAACCAGTTCAGCTTATAGCCGGGTTACCGTAACGCATGGAGATGATCCGCCAGCGCCTCTGGCTCAGACATAAAGGGGGAGTGACTGGTGCTCATCTTAATGACCGGGTCACACGGGTGATTTTTGCAGAAATATTCCTGATTTTTCAGCGGTATTGCCTTGTCGTCCGTGCATTGAATGTATGCCCGAGGAAGGCGGCCCCAGCGCTCCGGCGTTGTAGATACCGGCGTTTTCGGGATGATCGTCCCTTGCGGACTTAATCGTTCAATAACCCAAGCTACCGTTGCGTCGTCGCAATCGGCATAAAATGCGGGCTTAACGCCGTCTTCTTGAACGGTCATCGTTTTGCCGTCCTCCGAAAGGATTCTGAACTCCTCCAAGCTGGACCCCTCGGCCCCTTCCCGAACATCTAACCTGCACTGCCCATTCCCTGGAATGGCGGCAGTGAGATAAACCAACTTGGAAATGCGTTCAGCATAGTTTTCACCCGCTTGCGTAATCGTCACGCCCCCCAAAGAATGACCAACGAGAACGGCTGGCTCCGACGTACTTTGAAGAACGCTGCCGACCCGCGATACGTAATCGTCCAGCGTGACATCTTCCGGGCTTGCAGGATCATCACCATGACTGGGCAAATCGGGCGCAATCACCGTATGCCCCTTATCTTCTAGTAACGGTTTAATACGGTCCCAACACCATCCCCCGTGAAACGCCCCGTGGATCAGAACAAATGTCGACATTTCACTTCCTTTTGGTTGGTCCGAGAAAAAATATACTACCCGTTTCTCAAGGGCGGTACACCCTTGTCCAAGAGAGACAGCATATAAATTCCTTGTCGAGCATGATCTCGCGTCCCTACGATCTAATTGTAGAATACTTTGACTAAAATTTTGCAGAATTCGATGGCTTCATTAGCCTTCGTGATGGATCGCGTGAATGTCAGATTATAATGTGATCATCGTTGGTGGCGGACACAATGGATTGATTTGTGCCGGTTACCTTGCGCGGAGTGGGCTTAGCACCCTCGTCTTGGAGCGCCGCTCGATGCTAGGTGGCGCATGCGTGACGGAGGAAATACTAGGGGCACCCGGATACTTGGTCTCAACGGGTGCCGCACAATTGGGAAACATTCCCCCGGAAGTTATTCATGACTTAGGATTGAGCCAGCATGGGTATGAATTGCTCTTGCCCGACCCCCTATCCGTTTTTCCATTTCCGGATGGGCGTCATATTTCGATTTGGCAGGATATAAATCGTACTCTAGAAGAAATTAGCGCCTTCTCAGAGAACGATGCTCTGGCCTTTCCAAATTTTTACAAGGACTGCGTTGCGTTCTGTGATCTTATTGAACCGATACTCTACGCTGATGAGACTCCTTCTCTCGGGGTGATTGAGACTGCCTTCATTGATGCGGGTCGCACCGATCTTTTTCAAGATTTCATGATTGGAAGTGCGTGGGATTTACTGAGCAATCGGTTCGAATCTGACGCTGTTCGGGCCATAGCTGGATTTACCGCCACCTTTGGCACAAATGCCGGTCCGAAGACGCCGGGCACAGCCTATGTATTGGCACATCATATGTTCGGTGGCACGGCGGGAGTTCGCGGACGGACAGGCTACGTCCGGGGCGGCATGGGAGCGCTTGCCGATGCCTTAAGTCGGGCCGCTTCTGGGCTAGGCGCGGAGCTTTGGACCGATGCAGATGTTTCGCGAATTATGATCAAGCAGGGTGTCGCCTGCGGGGTAGAACTTTCTGATGGCCGGAGCATAATTGCGGATGTCGTTATTTCGAATGCGGATCCGCAGCGCACCTTCCTAGGGCTCGTCGGAAGGGACCAGCTGTCGCCAAGTTTTGCAGCATCAGTTGACAACATCGAAATGCAGGGCGTCGCCATCAAAGTCAATTGCGCACTTGAGCGCCTGCCACGCTTTACCGCCATCCCGCCCGAAATTACACCGGCTCGTGTTACCCTATGCCCCTCCCTCGACTACGTTGAAACGGCATGGGGTCAAGCCAAGCGGGGCCAACCATCGTCTGATCCGTTTATGACCGTGCACATGCAATCTGTGATTGACCCCTCCCTTGCGCCCGCTGGCCGACACACGCTGACCTGCTACGCGCATTACTTTCCCTATAATTTAGACCCGGCATTAAAAGGTTGGGACAAAATGCGCGATGCAGTTGGTGAGACAGTCCTAAATACCATCGCAAAATTTGCCCCCGATATCTTTGACGTCGTTTCTAAAGTTGAAGTGATGACACCATTGGATATCGAAAATAGATTTGCCATGACCGGAGGGCACCAGTTTCATGGCGATCTTTCCCCGGCTCAACTTTTTGACAACAGGCCAACCCCTGGAAGTGATGGCGCGATTACACCAATCAAAGGACTCTATCTGTGTGGCGCAGGAGCTCACCCTGGCGGTTGTATCTGGGGAGCCCCGGGTCAGCGAGCCGCGCGCACAGTTTTAATTGGCCTCGGACACGCCGAATAAATGTCCGGGCCGTGATTGTTTATTTTTTTCGGAGAATTTAATGAAAGTTGTGATTACGGGGGGGACTGGTTTTATCGGTCAGATGTTGGCGCGGCGGTTGTTGGCGAAGGGGACTTTAATCAGCGCGTCGGGTCGGCCTGAGATCATCGACGAAATTGTGTTGTCGGATTTTTATTTGCCGGAAGTGCTGCCTGAGGAGCTGGATGATCGGGTTTCGATTGTATCCGGTGATATTAGTGACCCCGCAACCATCAACGCCCTTGTCGATCGCGATGACATTGCCGTTTTCCATTTTGCCTCCGTGGTCAGTGCCGGTGGCGAGAAGGATTTCGATATGGCCATGCGGGTGAATCTGGATGGTGCGCGGCATGTGCTTGAGGCACTGCGCAACAGAGGTGGCATGCCGAAACTGTTGTTCACGAGTTCCTTGGCGACCTTTGGTGGCGATGCCATGCCGTCACGGGTGAGCGACACGACAAAGCCAAATCCGCAGACCACCTATGGCATGACTAAGTTCATTGGTGAGCTGATGATTAACGATTATGCCCGCAAGGGTTTTGTCGATGGCCGGGTCGCGCGATTACCAAACATCGTCATTCGACCCGGCAAGCCAAATGCCGCGGCCTCCAGTTTCAACAGCGGCATTTTCAGGGAACCCTTGAACGGTGAAACCTGCTACCTGCCGGTCAGTCGAGACACGGTCATGGCTGACCTCGGCCATCGGAACACCGTGGAAGGTATCATCACCCTAATGGAATTAGACGGCGACAAGTTGGGCTCAGACCGGGCGGTATTCCTACCCAGTCGGTCCTTCTCCATGCACGAATGCGTTGCGGCGATGGAGAAGGTTGCCGCCGCGCGGGGCATCAAAACAGGGGATGTTGTCGATAAGCCAGACCCATTAATTCAGACGATTATCTCGGGCTGGCCAACGGAGATCGATAGTTCCCGCGGCTTGGCACTTGGGCTGCCGCAAGATCAAAGTCTGGAACAGGTCATCGAAGATTATATCGACGATTTTATGGATTAAAGCGAACCTGGCAGCCACCGAGTTTCTCAAATTCGATCTCGACTAATGTATCGGGCTGATCAATCCAGACTGTTTTGACGACACTGCCCAGGGTGACAAACTGGCCTTCTCTTAAGGGCGCTTGGTTTTGGGCTTTCATGTTTGCGAGCCACGCGAGGGCTTCAAAAGGATGGCCGAGGATCATGTCGCCTGTTCCCTCGCCAACATTAACGCCATTGACCGATACCGCGCCTT encodes:
- a CDS encoding NAD-dependent epimerase/dehydratase family protein, which produces MKVVITGGTGFIGQMLARRLLAKGTLISASGRPEIIDEIVLSDFYLPEVLPEELDDRVSIVSGDISDPATINALVDRDDIAVFHFASVVSAGGEKDFDMAMRVNLDGARHVLEALRNRGGMPKLLFTSSLATFGGDAMPSRVSDTTKPNPQTTYGMTKFIGELMINDYARKGFVDGRVARLPNIVIRPGKPNAAASSFNSGIFREPLNGETCYLPVSRDTVMADLGHRNTVEGIITLMELDGDKLGSDRAVFLPSRSFSMHECVAAMEKVAAARGIKTGDVVDKPDPLIQTIISGWPTEIDSSRGLALGLPQDQSLEQVIEDYIDDFMD